Genomic DNA from Xyrauchen texanus isolate HMW12.3.18 chromosome 28, RBS_HiC_50CHRs, whole genome shotgun sequence:
TAAAGtactaagaaataaaaataaaacaaaacagaaaaacagcaCACCAGTCAGCACAGCACTCACTCTTTCTTCTGGGTCTTTCGGTTGGTGCCATTGATAATCCTGATTGTGGCCTGGTACTGCTCTTCAGCCTCTTCCAATAACCTCCTCCGCTCCGCCTGCTCCTCCGCTGTGAGGAGGGGTAGATACAACACTCACTTGATACAACAACGGACACTGCTAAAATTCTGCCTGATATCAAGGAAGGCATTGACAGCATTGATAAATGCCATGTCTTTTTACATCCAAGCTATTTGTATTGATAATAGAATTTGTATTGCACACTATTCTGGAACACAAGATGCTCATTGCTAAAGGTACAAGACAGAAATCAAATTATAACTTGACAAGAGTGGtttaacataaaaacaacatgctACTAACATGCCAAGAACTCTTTAAATTATCATATTTGCAGTGTCAAATAAGAACAGTGATACAACGATTAGTACACCAGTGTATGCTACCAATAATAGCTCACTCACTTTCACAGAAGCCCCATCTTTTATCTGTGTAGTAGTCGTAGGTTGTGGCACACCACAACCTCCCATCTCCTCTGCCTTCAGTAGTGCACTCTGAGTACTCTTTCCCTTGGAATAGAAAAGGAAAGAAACAGGGCTCCCCCGAGGCTGTTCCACCATTCACCACCGGAACTATGACAAATGATAAACAACAAATTACACATAACCAGAAACTTTCACAGGAACAAACAACATAAGGGAAAGCATGAACATGTTTCTTTTCTCAGTGAGGAAGTACAAAGCAAGCAAGGATCTTATGCCATCATTCTAAGAGGTTAAACTTAAATGGACAATATATAAAACTTTGAATATGAGAGCAACATATTAGCTGCAGAGTGAGAAGGAAACAATGCTAAAACTCACAGACAAATCTAAATACAGAGACATGAATGCTGCTTTATCTTATTCAGGAAGCACCTGTCTTCCTTCAAGATGCAGAAACTAGGATTCAGTCTAACCTTCTTTACGTCGCTCCTCTGTTGGAGGGGGCTGAGTTGGAAGGTCTTCCTTTTCAATGCTTTCAACCTCACCCTCTTTTCCAGTGTTTGTTGTACTCCTGTCGGCCTGGGCATCTTTTGGGACATAGGCATGTCCTACCACAATGCTGGAGCCTTCATTATCATCAGTGTCCTGATAAGGACAAGaccacagacagaaaacatgtaaTGAAGTAGCACGGTTTACAAATTTGTGCCACTAAATCCCATGATTTATTGACTAttgtataaacatttaaattttttgtatgtatagagctgttcaggttgtaacCCTcagggtttttataatggggttttgaACTTAAATtttaaacttaaattaaattttacaaaGTAAAATAAGCTCTGTTGTAAACATTGCTTAACGATacatggacgttttgttctacaacaaaattacacactttcatacctcaaacatgaattttgaaacGTATTGaactgcataatttttttttaaaacacagggtggcttcaaaattcagtgtgtgtgatttatgttgtagaacaaaacatgcaCGTATCGCAAAGAAATGTTTAATCGCAGATCATATTTAGCTCATAAGATCAAAAACCCCATAATACAaaccagagggaacccatggcaaattaaGACTTCCAGGTTCACCTATAAATTGACATCATGGCCAAAAAGCTTTATAGGCATCTAATGTTTAAAGAACCCAATTTTTTGGTTGAGGACATATGGGATCTAATTAGATTTTCTCAGCTGTTAATGAGTGGCTTaaaaggatggttcacccaaaaaatgaaaactcttcATTAACTCAACCTCACGCCATAGcagatatgtttgactttctttcttttgcactttgtgaaagtggagatttatagtaaaaaaaaaaaggatttaaatattgattggtttctcacccacacctattatatcacttctgaagatatggattatccTACTATAGATTACTTAttctgcctttatttgatttttggagcttcaaagtactgGCCACCAATCAATAACATTgttaggaccaacagagctgaaatattcttctaaaaatctttatgttctACAGAAGACAGAATGTCAAAcgtatttgggatggcatgagggtgagtaaattataagagaattttcatttttgggtgaactataaaaTCACCCTTTAAAACTGAAAGCCACAAAATGTAATACTAGTGGTAACAGTATCAAACACGGCTGCACATGCGTACTTTATATGGCTCTGATAGTGTGTCTCTAATGCTGAATTACCTGTGAATGACCTCCATCCATAGCACCTTCATTATCTTGAGCTACATCTGCAATTAAAAGGATGAACATTCAAGCTTTCAGTTTCAAAATACATTCAATTCTCCCATAAACGTTATaccaaagatttttttttccatatttaaACAGGTAAAGagctttcattttatttaataactaAATAATATTATGTATGTCTTTATATAAGACTATTCACACTATAGTCACAAAGCATTGTACGTTTCAAAAAGAGTTTCCTTTTTTACTCACCAGCTGTCACAACTACTGCCAGAATAAGGACCAGACAAGCCTTCTTAATGGTTTTCATCTTGTCAGTGTGTGTAAAACACAGTGAACGACTATCAAtctattttaaatgattaaaacagCGCACCAGGTATCTGTTGAACTAACTAGTCATCTCGTTTCACAAATCTGTTAGCGAACTACACCTGTCTGCATAACCACTATCTATTAAACTTAACTAGCTAACCAATCAACCCGAAACTTTTCCGAAGACACTAAACGGATTAtgataaaataatccatacgaacTCCAAATCAGACATTAACCCCGAAGTCCACTAACAAAAGCATTGCTGCTAACAGCCCAATGTACTAACTCACTGACAGGATTTCTACACAGCTAGCACAGCTaaacaaacagcacaaaaaaAGCACTTCTCAGAGCACAATGCAATTATAGTCGCAGAGCATGAATTTATTCCTACACAGTTCTGTTATTATGCTTCCAAAGCAAATCCAATGTCTATAAAatccaattatttttttattaaactcgAGCTGTCGTTACGGTTTCTCATGTTTAGCATACTTCTGTTCATAGACCGACCCTATACCGACCTATTTCCTAATCCGCCCGGATCCACCAATCAGGATAAGCGACCATATGCAATAGCCAATCGCTGAGCTGCAGTACTCAGTTGACCAATCAGATGTGCACACACAGTAGAAATACGGCGTCTGCATTGACACGAATGGAGTAGACGCGTACACGACAGCTTGCAGGATGTGAGAACGCCTTTTTGAACAGCTGACACTCTCTCAGCCGTGTGTGTGGCCGCAGCGTGAGAAGTAAACAACGGGGGAgttatgaaatattatttatgaaatactaaatattattacattaaaaGTGCACTTAGCCATTTTGTCCTCATTAAAAAGATtttctcctaaagaaatgaattgtaattttgaaatatttgtataaaatcatAACCACTCACAATAATAGCTGTTTTAATTTACAGTGcattcggaaagtattcacagcgcttcactttttccacattttgttatgttacagccttattccaaaatggattaaattaattattttcctaaaaattctacaaacaataccccatgatgacaacgtgaaagaaatttgtttgaaatcttttcaaatgtattaaaaataaaaaacgaaaacatcacatgtacataagtattcacagcctttgccatgacactcaaaattgagcacaggtgcatcctgtttccacagataatccttgagatgtttctacaacttgattggagtccacctgtggtaaattcagttgattggacatgatttggaaaggcacacacctgtccatataatgtcccacagttaacagtgcatgtcagagcacaaaccaagccatgaagtccaaggaattgtctgtagacctccgagacaggattgtatcgaggcacagatctgggtaaGGGTAcagaaaatttctgcagcattgaaggtccaaatgagcacagtgtcctccatcatccttaaatggaacaagtttggaaccaccaggactcttcctagagctggccacccggccaaactgagcgatcgggggagaaggaccttagtcagggaggtgaccaagaacccgatggtcaatgacagagctccagcttttctctgtggagagaggagaaccttccagaagaacaaccatctctgcagcactccaccaatcaggcctgtatggtagagtggccagacggaagccaggAGTTTGCCAAAAAGCACCTGACGTacactcagaccatgagaaacaaaattctctggtctgatgaaacaaagattgaactctttggcctgaatggcaagcgtcatgtctggaggaaaccaggcaccactcatgaCTTGGTCAATACCatacctacagtgaagcatggtggtggcagcatcatgctgtgtggatgtttttcagtggcaggaactgggagactagtcaggatcgagggaaagatgaatgcagcaatgtacagagacatccttgatgaaaacctgctccagagcattctggacctcagactgggccgacggttcatcttccaacaggacaacgaccctaagcacacagccaagataacaaaggagtggttaggggacaactctgtgaatgtccttgagtggcccagacagagcccagacttgaacccgactgaacatctctggaaagatctgaaaatggctgtgcaccgacgctccccatccaacctgatggagcttgaggggTCCTGCAAAGAacctgcccaaaaataggtgtgccaagcttgtagcgtCATACTCCaaaagatttgaggctgtaattggtgccaaaggtgcttcaacaaagtattgagcaaaggctgtgaatacatatgtatatgttatttattttttttatataactttgcaaagatttcaaacaaacttctttcactttgtcattatgtggtattgtttgtagaattttgaggaaaataatgaatttaatcctatcttcattttttcccccaatattaattaaaaaaacaacaactccagAGTTGTGAAAATTGGATGTGATCCAGGAGCTTTATACAGTGAATGcatcacagcctcgttttcattcccatcaaataaaacatggatactccaaattagctttatttgtattgttaaaaaaaaaaaaaaattatgaaagtgccataaagccccgactggtggatggctgcagtgatggttgacttactacaactttctcccatctcccgactgcatctctggagctcagccacagtgatctttgggttcttctttacctctctcaccaaggctcttctcccccgatagctcagtttggccggacggccagctctaggaagggttctggtcgtcccaaacgtcttccatttaaggattatggaggccactgtgctcttatgatccttaagggcagcagacatttttttgtaaccttggctagatctgtgccttgccacaattctgtctctgagctcttcaggcagttcctttgacctcatgattctcatttgctctgacatgcactgtgagctgtaaggtcttatatagacaggtgtgtggctttcctaatcaagtccaatcagtataatcaaacacagctggactcaattgaaggtgtagaaccatctcaaggatgatcagaagaaatggacagcacctgagttaaatatatgagtgtcacagcaaagggtctgaatacttaggaccatgtgatatttcagtttttcttttttaatacatttgcaaaaatgtcaacaattctgtgtttttctgtcaatatggggtgctgtgtgtacaataatgaggaaaaaaaatgaacttaaatgattttagcaaatggctgcaatataacaaagagtgaaacatttaagggggtctgaatactttccgtacccactgtatgtaggaaatcataaccattcacattaaaattaagactccagtcatatcagtaaccttataaaagctgttttattctacatggagaggatccgcacatgggggctgccatgttagaatcacatgaccagtgaaatactactcgcttaaccTCAGTAACTGTCCtattattcactttcacttatttattaaagtaatcatggctgactgtgaaaactACATGTtgacaatggcatctgaaactgaaaactattgatttgaaatgatgctgcatcaagatgacacaaagacaaaagttacttagtgcacctttaaatgcagTATTTCACAAAACATACATATTCGGGACTTTTGAGACACGGCACGTATATTGTATATCACAAATAGATCTACACAATGCCCAGAGAGtatcacattttcaaaacatttacaagacaattagaaaataatagaataggaTACATTCTTAtagattttgatgttttatttttcatatatcagaaATGAggcaacaaatatagaacaggattcattacttccacactgaaatttcatgagatgcagctggctgtcaaacacatattgatctgcacaaaacacataaactacacatattctatacatatgtattttctcaggcactttttgagtctaaatagatgcaaaaCTTACATAATtttagtagtacacccaaatgacaatagtcatatcatattgttcatgtgttacacttgctgtagtttacttccatgttgtgtTTTTATCAAATATCAATGTCAAAGGTTAATCaattcaatcactgaaacaacagcaaaACCTTAAGAAATAGATTGtataatatgtacagtatgtgtacacaAATATGGGATACTGATAACTCAGAAATGTCACACAGAAAATAAACGTGATTTAGTTGTCACTTcccttgtaataaacaaataaatatacagtatatcctgtgatagtaaacttgtatgaaataataataaataaatatgatttatggaagcacaaaaaaaaacaacactattaCTTATAGGGTTTTAATTTCCCTGTCCACTTTtttacactattcagaagagGAAGGTTgagaaatactaaagaggtgtgggaatAACTCCCTAAAAAAGGGATGAGGAACAGGGGGTGGAATGAAgtcctgggtcactaaagacccaagatgtgcattaaagggttaaatatgtatatatagtatagtctATTGGATGATCCAAAAAATATGAAAAGGAAGATAAGAGCACTGTGGTCATTTGATGGTGTGTAACAAGTCCAGCTGGTGGAGCTGAGGTAAAGAGTGCTAAATATCTGATCTTCTGGACATCTATTAGATTATCCTGATAGAATGCATTAATTGTACAACCATTAACTCACTCCTATGGTAAGCTTTTCATGCTTTCCATTTGTTTCTACTTACAAATACTTGATTGTCCAGGAAATGGCATTTCGGCATCAACATGGACTTAGCCTATGCAGTCATAAGAATACACGTTTATCAAATCAGCTTtaatgtaaaactttacaataaagttgtattCGTTTATATTAGATagctacattagttaacatgaactaacaattaacaatacttttacagcatttattaatctttgttaatgttgatTTCTTAGAAtactaatatacatttttcaaattaaaagttgtatatgttaacattagataatgcattatgaactaacatgaactgacaatgaagaattgcattttcataaattaacctAGATGAATAAATACCGTACTAATGTGAACAAATACAACATTACTGTAAAGTATTACCACTTCATCTATCAGTTAAGGAAAGATACTAGTTCATGGTCAGTACTTTAAAGACAATAAGATTCCTGTAACCCTCAAGTGACTGTGTGAGGTGTAGAAAGTGTGAATGTAGAAAAGTGGCAAACGTTTTGTATATGTAGCATTAAAAATCTCAATGCCATAAATTCCAGCAAAATAGTTTTAATGTGAATAAGTGACAGGTGAGCATCACGCACTCGACCAGTCCAGCTGAATGGGAAGAAAGTGTGTAGTTCTGCTTCATAAATACTTGGGATTGTGCTGGTATGGGTAATAAGCTCATATTGTGTCTTGGCATATTGTTTAAATatcaattattttgttttcaataaCTAAAACTAATATAGTGATTCAAACATTACAATTTCACACCTTTTTCGCAAATCAAATCAGAcaaaaattattcttattttaattaataatacttTCTTTTGTGGAGCTAAATGCGTAAAAGAATCAATCCTGGATAAGCACCTTGCAATCCAGTAAAAAAATGACCATATGTACATGTTTCACTACGTTCTTGTGCCAGAAGTGCAGCTATACCTATCCAAACCAGACAGAGGGCAGTGTTGTGTATATGAGGGAGAAACTGCCTGGCATTTAAAATGCATAGCAACTTAATATTAGCCTGCTGAAAatcggtttgagagagagaaattaaTACATAGAATAGAAGATGAGTGAAACTCTCTATAGAGTTGACAGTAGCAGATTTATTCTTACCCACGGTTGCATTATTAATGCATGAGTTCGTTGTAAACAATTCGATCTGGGTTGCATCACCTTAGTGTGTTTGATTGTTTAGCAACCAGatacatgtagtgcaaacataATTCTGGAATTTATTCAATTTACCAGATAAATCCTGATATAAAGTACTTGTATGCTGCTTATCGTATGAGGTTATAGTGGTTGCATTTAGTATTTAACATCCTATTTATTTCTAAGGTTTTTCTGAATCTCATATTATAGGCAGAGCAGGAACATAATGTGAAAATGATTAAAACTCACATCCACTATCACACTGGCTCTTTATACAGCACTGAAAAATGACATGCTAAAGACGAAAGAAAATAAAGCAACACCATTTTACGTGCATTAATGGCTTTTGCCTATAGGAGGCAGTGCATATACATCTCTGTATTTTTAACTACCTTGTTTACATGTTCTCTGTATGTTTTACAGTTATTGCTGCGAAAGGTGTTTCTTGACTTTTGTAGTGTAGGATCCCGAATGAATACACACATTTCCATTTCCATTATTTTATTTGACATACTGACCTGCTACAATGTTTTGCATAGAATATGACTGCAAAagaaaatgctttatttacagaCAGACCTCACAAAAACTGTGGTCATAATAAATTAAGCAACAGATTAAGGACAGTTTCAAAAGGAAGAAAATGTAAGTCATCTGTTATCATTAGGAAAGCATCTAGCCATGTATTCATTCAAAGTTACATGGGCTAAACTAAATTTTGTTATTTGCAATTAGGTAAGACAGTGCTTTATGCTCATGTTTTCATATTGCACTTGGGACAGAGTTTTTAAAATCTTACAATTTCAttaggatatttaaaaaaaaaaagtaatggccAAATCAACAAGATGAGGTGATATTTAAAGTGTGCTAAATTTGTGCCTAACAACCAAGCTATGTTAATACAAACTCTTGCTTTTGTATTCACTGTGCAACTGGTACATCAAATGTACCATTATGTTATTTAAGAGAGCAGTCGACAAAAAAATTTACAACAAAATGCATATTACTTTTCACAGCAGCTCTGTGCATTTCTGCAATATATGCTCAGACTAAAccataattaaagggatagtttcaatttgctcatcatttactcaccatcccagatgtgtatgactttcttccaccgAACAcatataaagatttttagaagaatatttcagctctgtaggtccatataaaaTAAGTGAACGGGGGCCAgtactttgaaagtccaaaaagcacattaaagcagcataaaagtaatccacaagactccagtggttaaatccatatcttgagaaacaatatgaaaggtgtggttgagaaacagatcaatatttcagtcctttttttttttttttaacaataaaatatcATCAGTGCCCAGTAgctggcgatatgcacaaataatgtgaatcagcaaaaacaaaagaatgtaaaAGCGgagatttatagtggaaaaaggactgaaatgttgatgtttctcacctacatcaattatattgcttttgatttaaccactggagtcgtttggattatttttatgctgcctttgtgcattttggatcttcaaagttctagccacaatTCACTTCatttatatggaccta
This window encodes:
- the LOC127622486 gene encoding protein sel-1 homolog 1-like, which produces MKTIKKACLVLILAVVVTADVAQDNEGAMDGGHSQDTDDNEGSSIVVGHAYVPKDAQADRSTTNTGKEGEVESIEKEDLPTQPPPTEERRKEVPVVNGGTASGEPCFFPFLFQGKEYSECTTEGRGDGRLWCATTYDYYTDKRWGFCETEEQAERRRLLEEAEEQYQATIRIINGTNRKTQKKELYDKLLKIAEVGHSKAMEKVAYAMLLGDYLPQNVPQAKEIFEKLALEGSPKAQMLSNKSRVANAGIYKRLLECGQAP